One genomic window of Eggerthella timonensis includes the following:
- a CDS encoding DmsC/YnfH family molybdoenzyme membrane anchor subunit: MALITEFPLFAFTILGGMAAGAYAAAACFADDGREAKRPWLFPLVCLALLGVGLLGVLGHLGRPERFLLAMSNPASMIAEEAYWSIAFGVLVLVDFVLLLRRGASPRAVRVAAAVAALGLMGVMGWAYFTSYGNPAWAMWQTLPLFVAGDLAMGAALWALFRGEGAYRSGAFAAAFTVVGALSIASIALTAAHFASLGYDALPFAAAVVLVAAGVAFGLLAWKGKLPAAVGQAAAFALVLAGVATARYAFYAASIL; the protein is encoded by the coding sequence ATGGCATTGATTACCGAATTCCCCCTGTTCGCGTTCACGATCCTGGGCGGCATGGCTGCCGGGGCGTACGCGGCCGCCGCGTGCTTTGCGGACGACGGGCGAGAGGCGAAGCGCCCCTGGTTGTTCCCGCTCGTGTGCCTCGCGCTGTTGGGCGTCGGGCTCTTGGGCGTGCTCGGGCACCTCGGGCGCCCCGAGCGGTTCCTGCTGGCGATGAGCAACCCCGCGTCGATGATCGCGGAGGAGGCGTACTGGTCCATCGCGTTCGGGGTGCTGGTGCTGGTCGATTTCGTGCTGCTTCTGCGCCGTGGCGCGAGCCCGCGCGCCGTGCGCGTCGCGGCCGCGGTGGCCGCGCTCGGGCTCATGGGCGTCATGGGGTGGGCCTACTTCACGAGCTACGGCAACCCTGCCTGGGCGATGTGGCAGACGCTGCCGCTGTTCGTGGCGGGCGACCTGGCCATGGGCGCGGCGCTGTGGGCGCTGTTCCGGGGCGAGGGCGCGTACCGCTCGGGCGCGTTCGCCGCGGCCTTCACGGTCGTCGGTGCGCTCTCGATCGCTTCGATCGCGCTGACAGCCGCGCACTTCGCCTCGCTCGGCTACGACGCGCTGCCGTTCGCCGCGGCCGTCGTACTGGTGGCGGCGGGCGTCGCGTTCGGCCTGCTTGCCTGGAAGGGCAAGCTCCCGGCCGCAGTCGGCCAGGCGGCGGCGTTCGCCCTCGTGCTGGCCGGCGTGGCAACCGCCCGCTACGCCTTCTACGCCGCCAGCATATTGTAG
- a CDS encoding flavodoxin: protein MDRRTFVMGSFGFGMAVLGGGMLAGCAAGDESAAPEAPEPVAAPETPEPAAAPEPKAGGGRALVAVFSYSGTTLTVAERIAEATGADLFRIETTDAWPDDYDAMTAQVQREQDEGYLPPLAAAVEDWDAYDTVYLGHPIWWGQLPHVVRSFLAQHDLAGKTAAPFSTSSSSGNAAALDALRELCPEADVREALHLTRGSLPGALDEVEPWIGGLARA from the coding sequence ATGGATCGGCGGACCTTCGTGATGGGGTCGTTCGGTTTCGGCATGGCAGTGCTCGGCGGCGGGATGCTGGCCGGGTGCGCGGCGGGCGACGAGTCCGCGGCACCCGAAGCGCCCGAACCCGTAGCGGCACCTGAAACGCCCGAGCCTGCGGCGGCCCCCGAGCCGAAAGCCGGCGGCGGACGCGCCCTCGTGGCGGTGTTCTCGTACTCGGGCACCACGCTCACGGTGGCCGAGCGCATCGCCGAGGCGACGGGGGCCGATCTCTTCCGCATCGAGACGACCGACGCGTGGCCCGACGACTACGACGCCATGACGGCGCAGGTGCAGCGCGAGCAGGACGAGGGTTATCTGCCGCCGTTGGCCGCCGCCGTAGAGGACTGGGATGCTTACGATACCGTATACCTGGGCCATCCCATCTGGTGGGGGCAGCTGCCGCACGTCGTGCGGTCGTTCCTCGCGCAGCACGACCTGGCGGGCAAGACGGCGGCCCCGTTCTCCACGAGCAGCTCGAGCGGCAACGCAGCCGCCCTCGACGCCCTGCGCGAGCTGTGCCCCGAAGCCGATGTGCGCGAAGCCCTGCATCTCACGCGCGGCAGCCTTCCCGGCGCGCTTGACGAGGTGGAGCCGTGGATCGGGGGGCTGGCGCGCGCCTAG
- a CDS encoding DUF362 domain-containing protein, which translates to MNETKSACKAACMDRRTFVMGAAALGAAALSGGALVGCANGAKESAATPEPAAPETPASAPDAPRAAQLPYDSAFPPHEPLGRGVGALPGRVAWVRDAAAVTWDGSGYWWQREHFDEDAVRRMVDDGIAATAGADDAASGWRALFEAHNARVGRNGGYRAGQKIAVKANMNGAGTNGSDVDSAMSYTTPVLLRALLLSLVEDAGAAASDITVYDVCRIVPEHVRALCSEGALAGVRFRYNDEGGPNDAVGDEGAPIRWSADVAGDANVAPACVSEADYLISLASLKGHSYGLTLSAKNHFGSLVNSSRLRPPEAAGIHRYVSGQAMGMYTVLVDLLANASLGGKTVLWMLDGLVPATSEGASVTAEAARWEGEPFDGGFAASLLLSQDPVALDSVGADFLINQPAVTSRNAALDGNLGVENYLHEAALVAAPPSGAAYRDGVDGPVGNLGVHEHWNNAVERLYSRDRGEAEGIELVRILR; encoded by the coding sequence ATGAACGAGACGAAGAGTGCCTGCAAGGCCGCCTGCATGGATCGGCGCACGTTCGTCATGGGCGCGGCTGCGCTCGGGGCGGCGGCGCTTTCGGGCGGGGCGCTGGTCGGCTGCGCAAACGGAGCTAAGGAGTCGGCGGCGACGCCCGAACCAGCCGCCCCCGAAACGCCGGCGTCCGCACCCGATGCGCCGCGCGCCGCGCAGCTTCCCTACGATTCGGCGTTCCCGCCGCACGAGCCCCTCGGGCGCGGCGTGGGCGCCCTGCCGGGGCGCGTCGCCTGGGTGCGCGACGCGGCGGCCGTGACCTGGGACGGGTCGGGCTACTGGTGGCAGCGCGAGCACTTCGACGAGGACGCGGTGCGGCGCATGGTGGACGACGGGATCGCCGCCACGGCGGGTGCGGACGACGCGGCGTCCGGGTGGCGGGCGCTGTTCGAGGCGCACAACGCCCGGGTCGGGCGCAACGGCGGCTACCGGGCGGGTCAGAAGATCGCCGTCAAGGCAAACATGAACGGCGCGGGCACGAACGGCTCGGACGTCGACAGCGCCATGAGCTATACGACGCCCGTGCTGCTGAGGGCGCTGCTGCTCTCGCTCGTGGAGGATGCGGGCGCGGCGGCGTCCGACATCACAGTGTACGACGTGTGCCGCATCGTCCCCGAGCACGTGCGCGCGCTGTGCTCGGAGGGCGCGCTCGCCGGCGTGCGCTTCCGCTACAACGACGAGGGCGGGCCGAACGACGCCGTCGGCGACGAGGGCGCGCCGATCAGGTGGTCCGCTGACGTGGCCGGCGACGCCAACGTCGCGCCCGCGTGCGTTTCGGAAGCCGACTACCTCATCAGCCTCGCCAGCCTCAAGGGCCATTCCTACGGGCTCACGCTCAGCGCGAAGAACCACTTCGGCTCGCTCGTCAATTCCAGCCGCCTGCGCCCGCCCGAGGCCGCGGGCATCCATCGCTACGTGTCCGGCCAGGCCATGGGCATGTACACGGTGCTCGTCGACCTGCTGGCGAACGCGAGCCTCGGCGGCAAGACGGTGCTGTGGATGCTCGACGGCCTCGTGCCCGCCACGTCCGAGGGCGCATCGGTCACGGCCGAAGCCGCCCGATGGGAGGGCGAGCCCTTCGACGGCGGCTTCGCTGCCAGCCTGCTGCTGTCCCAGGATCCGGTGGCGCTCGACTCGGTGGGCGCCGACTTCCTCATCAACCAGCCGGCGGTCACGTCGCGCAACGCCGCGCTCGACGGCAACCTGGGCGTGGAGAACTACCTGCACGAGGCCGCCCTCGTCGCCGCGCCGCCGTCGGGCGCGGCTTACCGCGACGGCGTGGACGGCCCGGTGGGAAACCTCGGCGTGCACGAGCATTGGAACAACGCGGTCGAGCGTCTCTACAGCCGCGACCGTGGCGAAGCGGAGGGCATCGAGCTCGTCCGCATACTGCGATGA
- a CDS encoding TorD/DmsD family molecular chaperone gives MSAAEAATAAGTAEEAFALEELLLFRAYLYTLFHKLLGAAPDAAALDALLGRETAEVVGAYAEDDATMRGFARFLEGLAAREDRAALLDEARDEHVRLFVGPGPLPAFSWESPYRSHEPSLFQESTLAVRAAYRAHGLEPKRLARVPDDHAALLCAFLARRSGVALAALCSGDANGLAVELRDEEAFAAAHLTSWLDAFAKAARRSKTAVLYPQLIEALAAFARVDAVFLAEAAYWAEGLAAEGAPVGAPGVRRGSVEARALEAAREALAALEALRPYGIEDYELVPARSCAGTR, from the coding sequence GTGAGCGCGGCCGAGGCGGCGACGGCGGCCGGGACCGCGGAGGAGGCGTTCGCGCTCGAGGAGCTGCTGCTGTTCCGCGCCTATCTGTACACGCTGTTCCACAAGCTGCTCGGCGCCGCGCCGGACGCGGCGGCGCTCGACGCGCTGCTGGGGCGGGAGACCGCCGAGGTGGTGGGCGCCTACGCTGAAGACGACGCGACGATGCGCGGGTTCGCACGCTTCCTGGAGGGCCTTGCCGCGCGCGAGGACCGCGCGGCCCTGCTCGACGAGGCGCGCGACGAGCACGTGCGGCTGTTCGTCGGCCCCGGGCCGCTGCCGGCGTTCTCCTGGGAGTCGCCCTACCGCTCGCACGAGCCGTCGCTGTTCCAGGAGAGCACGCTGGCCGTGCGCGCCGCCTACCGTGCGCACGGGCTCGAGCCGAAGCGGCTTGCGCGCGTGCCCGACGACCATGCGGCCCTGCTGTGCGCGTTCCTGGCACGGCGTTCGGGTGTGGCGCTGGCGGCGCTGTGTTCGGGCGACGCGAACGGGCTCGCCGTCGAGCTGCGCGACGAGGAGGCGTTCGCGGCGGCGCATCTGACGAGCTGGCTGGACGCGTTCGCGAAAGCGGCGCGGCGGTCGAAGACGGCGGTGCTGTACCCGCAGCTGATCGAGGCGCTTGCGGCGTTCGCTCGGGTGGATGCCGTGTTCCTGGCCGAGGCGGCGTACTGGGCCGAGGGCCTGGCCGCCGAAGGGGCGCCCGTCGGTGCGCCGGGCGTGCGGCGGGGGAGCGTCGAGGCCCGCGCGCTCGAGGCTGCGCGCGAGGCGCTTGCGGCGCTCGAAGCGCTGCGCCCGTACGGCATCGAGGATTACGAGCTTGTTCCCGCGCGTTCGTGCGCGGGAACGCGATGA